In one Coccinella septempunctata chromosome 6, icCocSept1.1, whole genome shotgun sequence genomic region, the following are encoded:
- the LOC123315995 gene encoding zinc finger protein 711-like, whose product MFGETVLVINGQEYVEIETEKEDTIEQSVCEVEEDDDNTSGDKNTGGLEKSDYDEQYSNEECEIKIEEEDIYKRITKREADENNINFDGQSTKILMRQYSDSANVDEQLKLKERKCDFTTGENSSLKIHIESGHLNSRENQCHLCDYAAKRRGYLKVHIENVHMNLKKHQCAMCDYKTCVKNSLKMHISSVHLLICSSNNSSAIRVSISQNGNAPLETTWKQCT is encoded by the exons ATGTTTGGAGAAACTGTTTTAGTTATAAACGGGCAAGAATATGTTGAAAttgaaacagaaaaagaagaCACTATTGAACAAAGTGTGTGTGAAGTGGAGGAGGATGATGATAATACCAGTGGTGATAAAAA tactgGGGGTCTGGAAAAGTCCGATTACGATGAACAGTATTCGAATGAAGAATGTGAAATAAAAATCGAAGAGGAAGACATCTACAAGCGAATCACTAAAAGAGAAGCAGACGAGAACAATATTAATTTCGATGGGCAATCAACGAAAATTTTGATGAGGCAGTATAGTGATTCAGCCAACGTTGATGAGCAACTGAAATTGAAGGAGCGTAAATGTGATTTCACTACTGGAGAGAATTCTTCCCTAAAAATTCACATCGAGAGTGGGCATTTGAATTCGAGGGAAAACCAGTGTCACCTATGCGATTATGCCGCGAAACGAAGAGGTTACTTGAAGGTTCATATTGAAAATGTTcatatgaatctaaaaaaaCACCAGTGCGCTATGTGCGATTATAAAACATGCGTCAAAAACagcttgaaaatgcacataagCTCCGTGCATTTGCTCATTTGCAGCTCAAACAATTCAAGTGCGATTCGTGTGAGTATATCGCAAAACGGAAATGCACCCTTAGAGACCACGTGGAAGCAGTGcacttga
- the LOC123315994 gene encoding adenomatous polyposis coli homolog, which produces MSLPVSQYEALLAQVRGLRRQAQHVQQLVDPLLFGDASLPQDQNVKEDQIHRTMDVPGKNSIHAETSDDESLAAHSAHHSVSSEPICQKSRGSSSLYHGTWPVEGTMWNSEPATLTIKQPPSHRQMEMPSVMSFASSSGAPMERVLITTEKSMRSSQQLEAKVDMVYSLLAMLGGQEHADMGETLFALSTNPESCLAMRESGCIPLLVQLVQSDRDSETRKKATQALHNLVHSQTDEKLRKREIRIFKLLETVCAYNEALINDVEFVCENLSDDGDRHPVQTIAHLMKLSFDEGHRQAICQLGGIHTIAKLVEAEHSTHGSISDDTHCIMMRRYACMALTNLTFGDSGNKALLCSYRDFMKALVVQLRNPCDELRQVTASVLRNLSWRADTSSKEILREIGSVKALMKSAMLDNKENTLKSILSALWNLSAHCTENKSEICAVKGALEFLIQMLLYKSAPKSLAIIENAGGILRNISSQIAVRDDYREILREHNCLQILLDQLKSPSLTIVSNACGTLWNLSAKNATDQELLWQLGAPTMLKSLNHSKHKMIAMGSSAALKNLLTAKPGYALVQQMDSTALSLDLPELPTLGVRKQKALLKGLDQSLTETFDNLDTPSDKKKVKNEHNQRDIPLNSKSTLDESFSTSYASLNINDSHVNVSCEKKSRIPQSSGSSSLPYAISDIKNPCTSTPIKTKNSDHIEGETLGKRIPKKHTVTTNKFTDSKMSKITKMERRNPLNGIENDSEKSREICLEYSEKESHLNKSGNVAHSGVSNKIQHTEDIDNDKHKMKRNNKEIVANMDEKDHCSTEDISDSEIQPRSSTSKIEFTSLQNELTCNENTNLKDNDIENVNGAISLPPFSNDDISSAMKENISSLPVHKMQPSPRPRKFASLEKPQPIPRSIPQPKTGNNSFESNVDDTNVMSDASTDIRPNILNQEESIEDNIEFLDDLSEKQDTGREKKSNTDYSEKKEISGTPSLDTMKSSLASCKSPQKRFSRNSGIPMSRLPSRVSPMKSVTKNETSNMNFETNESLIGCKIPKDVDEIDKPVSTRQISNATHVKTAEANGPTCSEQESNMRTEGTSEAAEVLNKDLSGKYDDLLFERRKTFSSVADPDDYRFSISKESEITINQLSLSPNNKDEETSRIFVEDITDETSVGSTSSFPRHISVGYASEPQEHSIESSELDTKVARNDAQDKLFLGFVSIGESVIDDNLSTNVKKSESNKSLGKILDASPEFLYSPGNSCMAFSDKKDERLEMSCNDSANVDIRMLDPDAMIESLDRFTAELVSQASSHLQNKDSLYKSSNNDNTWDENSSPNEATFPSISVSAPNVVSFNSESETNTSSKKNDLNCTNEVEQVEIVSNDFSSLNTTTMTDSTLIAMEATKIAEAFKEEADMSSSVNSLVSFEIDQVQPPSHLNSLSNSMIGFLDSKPGSPKMTRKKSLPSNIMVKRALNHSLSHNPSVDNLNHQMTFKEEMNSVNQGGTNRSIPTHSNDISDSKKAFIINGPIHMYSNRNVSSKMPSGFLNLDSSSQLLSVTVTDLCNSLADVATTSIGTETEMFEDCLTHVTENHLQTENDATEFSDANSITPIQSSASSSEDTPKRQKSLNKSLTSKQKRALAKERYKTYIIAAEMVMKDSIINQEENSNEVPNGFPVVRGEITTDETKFASQNVDSVNAPQAFVTDSTSSKLSPKERRLSERSRFQTQVLEVSQIPNFHNLNMQQQQKESESDSSKEPSPAKSKISIRKNILQRRLTNKERFKTQTLEDSQALSNLLARECAIADDTEMHLMVEKEANKVVRTLKDAQTNLDEILDCETISLVSNDDESEPNSGSSVNYRTYHKSWGLRNNIPVIAPNEPQKPEQDKLGDSLENCSITSDDEVIRDPPKPKIVKPDEKKVQELRNEADEQPKGIRGRRKALYSKSNLNKVTPKSIKPVKNVTSNLVKNVTSTLKTTTPKPIQSKPSRIASRPPTKGKATNPTSRPVSGSGVSQMTTISPVLQKNTKPSNSRPAIDCKKNPPKPLERQGTFTKDDLPANNNQSKGKNPDVTRIPVPGSIKSSIPKMSMKQSNIPRSAGFKSASSDRNSKPSNIKIYNRSTSADSRENTFSRRIQSSLSSHSLKSEPEKVQQSGAIKKTIQYQRSDSNTSLNGSNSTKKQVTSKIASIWKKIEESKKKTVTKKDSKKWIEAEVEPSSKASNSNAVPSEEESNTPKRISRLGSFVGLDDNEDNLRGQEVN; this is translated from the exons ATGTCTTTACCAGTATCTCAGTATGAGGCCTTGTTGGCACAAGTGCGGGGCTTGAGACGTCAAGCTCAGCACGTACAACAACTAGTCGACCCCCTTCTCTTTGGAGATGCATCTTTACCTCAG gACCAAAATGTGAAGGAGGACCAAATACATCGCACAATGGACGTACCCGGAAAGAACTCAATTCAT GCTGAAACCAGCGATGATGAGAGTCTAGCTGCTCACAGTGCCCATCATTCGGTCAGTAGCGAACCGATTTGTCAAAAAAGTAGAGGTTCATCTTCATTGTATCATGGCACATGGCCAGTCGAAGGAACGATGTGGAATTCAGAACCAGCCACGCTCACTATCAAACAACCACCTTCTCATCGGCAAATG GAGATGCCAAGCGTAATGAGTTTCGCTTCTAGTTCGGGTGCTCCAATGGAAAGAGTATTAATCACAACAGAAAAATCAATGAGATCTTCCCAACAGCTAGAGGCCAAAGTAGATATGGTTTATAGCCTTTTGGCTATGTTAGGCGGTCAGGAACATGCAGATATGGGGGAAACTTTATTCGCTCTCAGTACAAATCCTGAGAGCTGTTTGGCAATGAGGGAATCTG gaTGCATTCCCCTTCTAGTACAACTAGTCCAGTCAGATAGAGATTctgaaacaagaaaaaaagCTACACAAGCTCTACATAATCTTGTTCATTCTCAAACTGATGAGAAATTGCGAAAGCGAGAAATTCGAATATTTAAGTTACTGGAGACTGTTTGTGCCTACAATGAGGCCTTGATAAATGACGTAGAATTTGTATGTGAGAATCTTTCAGATG ACGGTGATAGACATCCTGTACAGACTATAGCCCATTTGATGAAACTGTCCTTTGATGAAGGACATAGACAGGCTATATGCCAGCTTGGAGGAATTCATACAATCGCAAAACTTGTAGAA GCTGAACATTCGACACATGGTAGTATTTCAGATGATACACATTGTATCATGATGAGACGATATGCATGTATGGCACTAACTAACCTCACTTTTGGTGATAGTGGAAATAAAGCTTTACTGTGTTCCTATAGAGATTTCATGAAAGCATTGGTGGTACAGTTGCGAAACCCCTGTGATGAATTGAGACAG GTGACCGCCAGTGTTCTGCGGAATCTATCCTGGAGAGCAGATACCTCCAGTAAAGAAATCTTGAGAGAAATTGGAAGTGTTAAGGCTCTGATGAAGTCAGCAATGCTTGATAATAAAGAGAATACCCTTAAATCCATACTCTCTGCATTATGGAACTTATCTGCACATTGCACAGAGAATAAGTCAGAAATTTGTGCTGTTAAGGGCGCATTAGAATTTTTAATACAAATGCTTTTGTATAAATCCGCTCCTAAATCTTTGGCTATAATAGAAAACGCGGGCGGGATTCTTCGAAACATTTCGAGTCAAATAGCAGTCAGGGATGATTACAGGGAAATTTTGAGAGAGCACAATTGCTTGCAAATTCTTTTAGATCAACTCAAGTCACCAAGTTTAACTATAGTTAGCAATGCCTGTGGAACTCTCTGGAATTTATCGGCTAAAAACGCTACAGATCAAGAACTACTGTGGCAACTTGGTGCGCCAACTATGTTGAAAAGTTTGAACCACTCCAAGCATAAAATGATTGCTATGGGGTCCAGTGCAGCACTGAAAAATCTTCTTACAGCTAAGCCAGGTTATGCATTAGTGCAGCAGATGGATTCGACTGCCCTTTCCCTAGATCTTCCAGAACTGCCCACATTGGGTGTCAGAAAACAAAAAGCTTTACTCAAAGGATTGGACCAAAGTTTAACTGAAACTTTCGATAATTTAGACACACCTTCTGACAAAAAGAAAGTCAAAAATGAACATAACCAAAGAGACATACCTTTAAACTCTAAGTCTACTCTTGATGAGTCTTTCAGTACTTCCTATGCTAGTCTTAATATTAACGACAGTCATGTTAAcgttagttgtgaaaaaaaatccagGATACCCCAAAGCAGTGGATCCTCTAGTCTGCCATATGCTATTTCTGATATAAAGAATCCATGTACCTCTACACCGATTAAAACCAAAAATAGTGACCATATTGAAGGTGAAACATTAGGAAAGAGAATACCAAAAAAACATACTGTTACAACAAATAAGTTTACAGATTCTAAAATGTccaaaattactaaaatggaaAGGAGGAATCCCttaaatggaattgaaaatgaCTCTGAAAAGTCGAGAGAAATTTGTTTGGAATATTCAGAAAAGGAAAGTCATTTAAATAAAAGTGGAAATGTTGCACACTCTGGGGTGAGCAATAAGATTCAGCACACAGAGGACATCGATAATGACAAACATAAGATGAAGAGAAATAATAAAGAG ATTGTTGCTAATATGGATGAGAAAGATCATTGTTCAACTGAAGATATTTCCGATTCTGAGATTCAACCTAGATCAAGTACGTCTAAAATTGAATTCACTTCATTGCAAAATGAACTGACCTGCAACGAAAATACCAACTTGAAAGATAATGACATAGAAAATGTTAATGGTGCAATCAGTTTACCACCATTTTCCAATGATGATATAAG ttccgcAATGAAAGAAAATATTTCATCTCTACCAGTACATAAAATGCAACCAAGTCCAAGACCAAGAAAATTTGCTTCACTTGAAAAACCCCAGCCAATACCAAGATCAATTCCGCAACCCAAAACAGGGAACAATTCATTTGAATCAAACGTGGATGATACCAATGTCATGTCAGATGCATCAACAGATATAAGACCA aatattttgaATCAAGAGGAATCGATCGAAGATAACATTGAATTCCTAGATGATTTGAGTGAAAAGCAAGACACTGGGAGGGAGAAGAAGTCCAACACAGATTACAGTGAGAAGAAGGAAATCTCTGG GACTCCTTCATTGGACACTATGAAGAGCTCACTCGCGAGTTGCAAGTCTCCACAGAAGAGGTTTTCCAGAAATAGTGGAATACCAATGTCTAGACTGCCATCTAGAGTTTCCCCTATGAAATCAGTGACAAAAAATGAAACTTCAAACATGAACTTCGAGACGAACGAGTCTTTGATTGGCTGCAAAATTCCTAAAGACGTTGATGAG ATAGATAAGCCAGTATCTACGAGGCAAATTAGTAACGCTACACATGTCAAAACCGCGGAAGCAAACGGACCAACCTGCTCGGAACAAGAAAGTAATATGAGAACGGAGGGAACGAGTGAAGCCGCCGAAGTGCTTAATAAGGATTTGAGTGGAAAATATGACGATTTACTCTTCGAAAGACGGAAAACATTCAGTAGCGTTGCTGATCCAGACGATTATCGCTTTTCCATCTCCAAAGAATCCGAAAT aacaATCAATCAATTGAGTCTGTCCCCAAACAACAAAGATGAAG AAACCTCGAGAATCTTTGTTGAAGATATCACTGATGAAACATCTGTAGGTTCCACTAGTAGCTTTCCCCGCCATATTTCTGTTGGATATGCATCTGAACCACAAGAACATTCCATTGAATCTTCAGAACTTGATACAAAAGTGGCCAGAAATGATGCCCAAGACAAACTTTTTCTCGGGTTTGTTAGCATAG GTGAATCGGTAATTGATGATAATCTATCGACGAATGTAAAAAAAAGTGAATCAAATAAGTCGTTGGGCAAAATTTTGGATGCTAGTCCTGAATTTTTATATTCTCCTGGAAATAGTTGTATGGCATTCAGTGATAAGAAGGATGAAAGACTTGAAATGAGTTGCAATGATTCGGCTAATGTTGATATCAGAATGTTGGATCCAGATGCAATGATCGAATCTTTAGATCGTTTCACAGCCGAATTGGTTTCACAAGCATCTTCCCATCTGCAGAATAAAGATTCTTTGTATAAAAGTAGTAACAATGATAACACTTGGGATGAAAATTCTTCCCCCAACGAGGCCACCTTTCCAAGCATCTCTGTAAGTGCCCCAAATGTCGTAtcatttaatagtgaaagtgaAACTAATACTTCATCCAAGAAAAATGACCTAAACTGTACGAATGAAGTGGAACAAGTTGAAATAGTCTCAAATGATTTTTCATCTCTCAATACAACCACTATGACAGATTCCACATTGATTGCAATGGAAGCTACTAAGATTGCCGAAGCTTTCAAAGAGGAAGCTGACATGTCATCAAGTGTGAATAGTTTGGTCTCTTTTGAAATTGACCAAGTTCAACCACCATCACATCTGAATTCCTTATCAAATAGCATGATAGGATTTCTAGACAGTAAACCAGGCAGCCCTAAAATGACAAGAAAAAAGTCTTTACCCTCTAATATTATGGTGAAGAGGGCTTTAAATCATTCTCTATCTCATAATCCCAGTGTTGATAATCTTAATCATCAGATGACTTTCAAGGAGGAGATGAATTCTGTAAATCAAGGAGGAACTAATAGGAGTATTCCGACACACTCAAATGACATATCAGATTCGAAAAAGGCTTTTATAATCAATGGACCAATTCATATGTATTCAAATAGAAATGTTTCCTCTAAAATGCCTTCCGGTTTTCTAAATTTGGATTCATCTAGCCAGTTACTAAGTGTGACAGTCACTGACTTGTGCAATTCTTTAGCTGATGTAGCAACTACTTCGATAGGTACAGAGACAGAAATGTTTGAAGATTGTTTGACACATGTTACAGAAAATCATTTACAAACTGAAAATGACGCAACTGAATTCTCTGATGCAAATAGCATAACACCGATTCAGTCCAGTGCTAGTAGTAGTGAAGATACTCCTAAAAGGCAAAAATCTTTGAACAAGAGTTTAACATCCAAACAAAAACGTGCATTAGCTAAAGAAAGATACAAAACATATATCATTGCAGCAGAAATGGTGATGAAGGATAGCATAATTAATCAAGAAGAAAATTCGAATGAAGTGCCAAATGGTTTCCCTGTTGTAAGAGGGGAAATAACAACTGATGAGACTAAATTTGCTTCGCAAAATGTTGACTCAGTGAATGCCCCACAGGCATTCGTAACCGACTCGACGTCTTCCAAATTATCACCGAAAGAGAGGAGATTGAGTGAGAGGTCAAGGTTTCAAACTCAAGTATTGGAGGTTAGTCAGATACCAAATTTCCATAATCTGAATATGCAGCAACAACAAAAGGAATCTGAATCGGACAGTTCTAAAGAGCCCAGTCCAGCTAAATCTAAGATTTCTATTCGAAAGAATATTTTGCAAAGAAGGTTGACCAATAAGGAACGCTTCAAAACCCAAACACTTGAAGACTCACAAGCCCTATCTAATTTATTAGCGAGGGAATGCGCCATAGCTGATGATACAGAAATGCATCTTATGGTGGAGAAAGAAGCAAACAAAGTTGTGAGAACTCTAAAGGATGCTCAAACTAATCTTGACGAAATACTTGACTGTGAAACAATTAGCCTTGTATCGAATGACGATGAATCTGAACCCAATTCTGGAAGCTCTGTCAATTACAGAACTTATCACAAGAGCTGGGGCCTCAGAAATAATATACCAGTCATTGCACCTAATGAACCTCAGAAACCTGAACAGGACAAGTTAGGTGATTCTTTGGAAAATTGCTCAATTACTTCTGATGATGAAGTGATTAGAGATCCTCCAAAGCCAAAAATTGTGAAACCCGACGAGAAAAAAGTCCAAGAACTCAGGAATGAAGCTGATGAGCAGCCTAAAGGAATAAGGGGCAGAAGAAAAGCATTATATTCCAAAAGTAATCTGAATAAAGTGACTCCAAAATCGATAAAGCCAGTTAAGAATGTGACATCAAATTTAGTTAAAAATGTGACTTCCACTCTCAAAACTACGACACCAAAACCTATCCAGTCAAAGCCTAGTAGAATAGCATCAAGACCTCCTACAAAAGGTAAAGCTACAAATCCAACCAGCAGGCCAGTCTCAGGAAGTGGTGTCTCTCAAATGACTACCATTTCCCCAGTACTACAGAAGAACACCAAACCTAGTAATTCTCGACCTGCAATTGATTGTAAGAAAAATCCGCCTAAGCCACTAGAGCGACAAGGTACTTTCACAAAGGACGACCTCCCTGCTAATAACAATCAGAGTAAAGGAAAAAATCCCGATGTAACAAGAATACCTGTTCCCGGATCCATCAAAAGCTCCATTCCTAAAATGTCAATGAAACAGAGTAACATTCCTCGATCTGCTGGTTTCAAATCGGCTAGTTCTGATAGAAACTCCAAGCCGTCgaatataaaaatttataaTCGTTCTACGAGTGCCGACAGCCGTGAAAATACATTTTCCAGGAGAATCCAGAGCTCTCTATCGAGCCATAGCTTGAAAAGTGAACCTGAAAAGGTTCAGCAAAGTGGTGCAATAAAAAAGACAATTCAGTACCAAAGATCAGATAGCAATACGAGTTTAAACGGGTCAAATTCTACTAAAAAGCAAGTAACAAGTAAAATAGCGAGTATTTGGAAGAAGATTGAAGAAAGCAAAAAGAAGACTGTAACTAAAAAAGACAGTAAAAAATGGATAGAAGCAGAGGTAGAACCATCAAGTAAAGCATCGAATTCAAACGCTGTTCCAAGTGAAGAAGAAAGTAATACGCCAAAACGTATTTCTAGGTTAGGGTCCTTTGTTGGGCTGGATGATAATGAAGATAATCTCAGAGGGCAGGAGGTCAATTGA
- the LOC123314848 gene encoding 60S ribosomal protein L7a-like, with the protein MVQKKIKKKVGKKVAAAPLAVKKVEQKKEVNPLFEKRTRNFGIGQDIQPKRDLSRFVKWPKYIRIQRQMAVLQKRLKVPPPINQFTQTVDKQTATQLFKLLEKYRPETELQKKNRLKARAEAKVAKGTKKETAIPAKPNTIKSGANTVTKLVEQKKAQLVVIAHDVDPIEIVLHLPALCRKMGVPYCIVKGKARLGLLVRRKTCTSLALTQVDSGDRTNLSKLLEVIKTNFNDRGDEIRKLWGGGLLGCKSAARIAKIERARAKELAQKQG; encoded by the coding sequence atggtTCAAAAAAAGATCAAAAAGAAGGTTGGGAAGAAGGTTGCTGCAGCCCCCCTTGCTGTAAAGAAAGTAGAGCAGAAAAAAGAAGTGAATCCCCTTTTCGAGAAGAGAACGAGAAATTTTGGTATTGGACAAGACATCCAGCCTAAAAGAGACCTCTCAAGATTTGTGAAATGGCCCAAGTACATCAGGATTCAAAGGCAGATGGCTGTACTACAGAAGAGATTGAAGGTACCACCTCCAATAAACCAATTCACCCAGACCGTTGACAAACAAACTGCAACTCAGTTATTCAAGCTTCTGGAAAAATACAGGCCTGAAACTGAATTACAAAAAAAGAACAGGTTAAAGGCACGAGCTGAGGCAAAGGTAGCCAAAGGTACAAAGAAGGAAACCGCTATTCCTGCTAAACCAAATACCATCAAAAGTGGAGCGAACACTGTAACTAAATTGGTGGAACAAAAAAAAGCACAACTCGTTGTGATTGCCCATGATGTAGATCCTATTGAAATTGTTCTCCACCTTCCAGCCCTTTGCCGCAAAATGGGTGTACCATATTGTATTGTTAAAGGAAAAGCTCGATTAGGTTTGTTGGTGAGGAGAAAGACCTGTACTAGTCTTGCTCTTACCCAAGTGGACTCTGGAGATAGGACCAACCTTTCCAAACTGCTGGAAGTTATCAAGACCAACTTCAATGATCGTGGCGACGAAATCAGGAAGTTGTGGGGTGGTGGACTTCTTGGATGTAAATCTGCAGCTCGTATCGCTAAAATTGAGAGAGCAAGAGCCAAGGAATTGGCACAGAAACAAGGTTAA
- the LOC123314845 gene encoding antichymotrypsin-2-like isoform X1 produces MKRAFYLLQMAKEKMKIIGLLLLTIVVTNGMEDLALKEVAKGNNEFSARLYKELIKTNNGNLIVSPLSIETILALTSLGAKGETATELQKGLNLPSDPQQIKDQYKLLQTYMINGRFVTLNSANKIYIENGFGIAPEFLEVATNDFGSGVENVNFGETDKTSSKINKWVEDRTNGKIKNLISPDLLNELTRIVLVNALYFKGQWLHPFKAEDTKPLDFHKSKDETIQVDTMQTTGFLRLAEDETLGATFVELPYRGTPAVLSIVMPNEIGGLDSLESNLHALLRFQNFTKENIKLFLPKFKVETSLNLVETLQNLGVKKIFNRDADLSGISLQEGLIVSNVVQKVFMDVDEKGTEAAASTAVISMARSAGFGRLVRRTIKIDRPFLFFLKLNEVVLFGGRINNL; encoded by the exons ATGAAACGTGCTTTTTATTTACTTCAGATGGCGAAG GAAAAAATGAAGATCATTGGGCTATTGTTACTAACCATAGTGGTTACTAATGGAATGGAAGATTTAGCCCTCAAAGAAGTCGCTAaaggaaataatgaattttcagctaGACTCTATAAG gaattgatcaAAACAAATAATGGTAACTTGATCGTCAGTCCCTTATCTATTGAAACGATTCTGGCTCTGACTTCTCTAGGAGCTAAAGGCGAAACAGCTACTGAATTGCAAAAGGGTTTGAATCTTCCATCAGATCCCCAACAAATAAAAGAtcaatataaactattgcaGACTTACATGATAAACGGCCGATTCGTGACATTAAATTCGGCTAACAAGATTTATATAGAAAATGGTTTCGGGATTGCTCCGGAATTTCTCGAAGTGGCAACCAATGATTTTGGTTCAGGAGTCGAAAACGTTAATTTCGGAGAAACCGATAAGACCTCCAGTAAGATAAACAAATGGGTTGAAGACAGAACCAACGGCAAAATCAAGAATTTGATTAGCCCAGATTTGTTGAACGAATTGACTAGAATTGTTCTCGTGAACGCTTTATATTTCAAAGGACAATGGTTGCATCCCTTCAAAGCAGAAGACACGAAACCCTTAGATTTCCATAAATCGAAAGATGAAACCATTCAGGTTGATACCATGCAAACTACTGGTTTCTTGAGACTTGCTGAAGATGAAACGCTAG GAGCAACATTTGTTGAGCTGCCTTACAGGGGAACACCAGCTGTGTTGTCCATCGTCATGCCCAATGAAATTGGCGGATTGGATTCTTTGGAAAGTAACTTACATGCATTATTAAGGTTCCAAAATTTCACAAAAGAAAACATTAAGTTATTTTTACCAAAATTCAAGGTGGAGACTTCATTAAATCTTGTGGAAACACTACAAAAC CTTGgtgtgaagaaaattttcaatagagaTGCAGATCTTAGTGGTATATCATTGCAAGAAGGATTAATCGTTTCCAACGTGGTTCAAAAAGTATTTATGGATGTAGATGAGAAGGGAACCGAAGCTGCAGCATCAACTGCTG TAATTTCAATGGCGAGGAGCGCAGGATTCGGAAGATTAGTGAGACGTACAATCAAAATTGATCGTCCGTTCCTGTTCTTCTTGAAACTGAATGAAGTGGTTCTTTTTGGAGGAAGAATAAATAACCTATAA
- the LOC123314845 gene encoding antichymotrypsin-2-like isoform X2 has translation MKIIGLLLLTIVVTNGMEDLALKEVAKGNNEFSARLYKELIKTNNGNLIVSPLSIETILALTSLGAKGETATELQKGLNLPSDPQQIKDQYKLLQTYMINGRFVTLNSANKIYIENGFGIAPEFLEVATNDFGSGVENVNFGETDKTSSKINKWVEDRTNGKIKNLISPDLLNELTRIVLVNALYFKGQWLHPFKAEDTKPLDFHKSKDETIQVDTMQTTGFLRLAEDETLGATFVELPYRGTPAVLSIVMPNEIGGLDSLESNLHALLRFQNFTKENIKLFLPKFKVETSLNLVETLQNLGVKKIFNRDADLSGISLQEGLIVSNVVQKVFMDVDEKGTEAAASTAVISMARSAGFGRLVRRTIKIDRPFLFFLKLNEVVLFGGRINNL, from the exons ATGAAGATCATTGGGCTATTGTTACTAACCATAGTGGTTACTAATGGAATGGAAGATTTAGCCCTCAAAGAAGTCGCTAaaggaaataatgaattttcagctaGACTCTATAAG gaattgatcaAAACAAATAATGGTAACTTGATCGTCAGTCCCTTATCTATTGAAACGATTCTGGCTCTGACTTCTCTAGGAGCTAAAGGCGAAACAGCTACTGAATTGCAAAAGGGTTTGAATCTTCCATCAGATCCCCAACAAATAAAAGAtcaatataaactattgcaGACTTACATGATAAACGGCCGATTCGTGACATTAAATTCGGCTAACAAGATTTATATAGAAAATGGTTTCGGGATTGCTCCGGAATTTCTCGAAGTGGCAACCAATGATTTTGGTTCAGGAGTCGAAAACGTTAATTTCGGAGAAACCGATAAGACCTCCAGTAAGATAAACAAATGGGTTGAAGACAGAACCAACGGCAAAATCAAGAATTTGATTAGCCCAGATTTGTTGAACGAATTGACTAGAATTGTTCTCGTGAACGCTTTATATTTCAAAGGACAATGGTTGCATCCCTTCAAAGCAGAAGACACGAAACCCTTAGATTTCCATAAATCGAAAGATGAAACCATTCAGGTTGATACCATGCAAACTACTGGTTTCTTGAGACTTGCTGAAGATGAAACGCTAG GAGCAACATTTGTTGAGCTGCCTTACAGGGGAACACCAGCTGTGTTGTCCATCGTCATGCCCAATGAAATTGGCGGATTGGATTCTTTGGAAAGTAACTTACATGCATTATTAAGGTTCCAAAATTTCACAAAAGAAAACATTAAGTTATTTTTACCAAAATTCAAGGTGGAGACTTCATTAAATCTTGTGGAAACACTACAAAAC CTTGgtgtgaagaaaattttcaatagagaTGCAGATCTTAGTGGTATATCATTGCAAGAAGGATTAATCGTTTCCAACGTGGTTCAAAAAGTATTTATGGATGTAGATGAGAAGGGAACCGAAGCTGCAGCATCAACTGCTG TAATTTCAATGGCGAGGAGCGCAGGATTCGGAAGATTAGTGAGACGTACAATCAAAATTGATCGTCCGTTCCTGTTCTTCTTGAAACTGAATGAAGTGGTTCTTTTTGGAGGAAGAATAAATAACCTATAA